In one Alnus glutinosa chromosome 12, dhAlnGlut1.1, whole genome shotgun sequence genomic region, the following are encoded:
- the LOC133852716 gene encoding NDR1/HIN1-like protein 26 yields the protein KEGRRRQTYIWSLLLLLAAIAGEALYVLYHPQRPQFWISSLRIAKLNLTTAADSSSLLNLTLSSKNPDSHIPFFYDPFTLSCLSFDSVQIANRSIPAFTSDKKNETSSIAILTASTDLDTELVTSLRSDLKRKSSVPMKIQMDTKVNVKLGGLRSKKVGIRVPSDQGITGVAMKSKSCGVNFYQWLKNLTSKSFKILED from the coding sequence AAAGAAGGGCGTCGCCGTCAAACATATATCTGGTCGCTGCTTTTACTCCTGGCAGCCATCGCCGGCGAGGCCCTCTACGTGCTCTACCACCCGCAGCGGCCGCAGTTCTGGATCTCCTCCCTCCGCATTGCAAAGCTGAACCTCACCACCGCCGCCGACTCCTCCTCCCTCCTCAACCTCACACTCTCCTCCAAGAACCCCGACTCCCACATCCCCTTCTTCTACGACCCCTTTACCCTGTCTTGCTTATCCTTCGACTCCGTACAAATTGCCAACCGCTCTATCCCCGCCTTCACCAGCGACAAGAAGAACGAGACAAGTTCCATAGCGATCCTGACGGCGTCGACAGATCTGGACACGGAGTTGGTGACGTCGCTGAGGTCGGATCTGAAGCGGAAGAGCAGTGTCCCCATGAAGATTCAGATGGACACAAAAGTGAATGTGAAGCTGGGAGGGCTGAGGAGCAAGAAGGTCGGGATTAGAGTTCCGTCTGATCAGGGTATCACCGGGGTTGCAATGAAATCCAAGTCCTGTGGAGTTAATTTTTATCAATGGTTAAAAAATTTGACCAGTAAAAGCTTTAAGATTTTAGAAGATTGA
- the LOC133851846 gene encoding aspartyl protease family protein 1-like: MAWPRSTVAFTYYSFMLFVLLVGFGSRSCYGFGSQFGFDIHHRFSDPVLGLLGVEGLPEKGSVEYYVAMAHRDRILRGRHLASSNDQSSPLTFANGNDTYFSASLGFLHYANVSVGTPSLSFLVALDTGSDLFWLPCECKKGGCITGLRLSSGQVFNLSIYSPNNSSTSGIVACNGPLCEQTQCPSATSACAYQRVYLSSNTSSTGILVDDVLHLITDDDQLKPVDAPITFGCGQSQTGSFLEGGAPNGLFGLGMEDISVPSTLARNGLASNSFSMCFGPDTLGRITFGNNGSSDQKETPFNVRQSHPTYNISITQITVGKNSSKLGFSAIFDSGTSFTALTDPAYTFISESFNSNVQEKRHASDSQLPFEYCYNLSANQSVDMIPDVNLTMKGGDIYFLHSPIELFSIQGGYVYCLALLKSEDINIIGQNFMTGYHIVFDRKRMVLGWKDSNCYDDVNSNTLAVSPSPSPGGSPTVVNPEAAKPNGNNSSIPMPSPSNHSPKLKFCTYTLSMLFVSFFAIV; the protein is encoded by the exons ATGGCCTGGCCTCGTAGTACTGTTGCATTTACATACTATTCCTTTATGCTATTCGTTTTGTTGGTGGGTTTCGGTTCCCGGAGCTGCTATGGGTTCGGGTCGCAGTTCGGGTTCGACATCCACCACCGGTTCTCGGATCCGGTCTTGGGACTTCTGGGTGTCGAGGGGCTCCCGGAGAAAGGGAGCGTAGAGTACTACGTGGCTATGGCACACCGAGACCGCATACTTCGGGGCCGCCACCTCGCCTCTAGCAACGACCAGTCGTCGCCGCTCACTTTCGCCAACGGAAACGACACCTATTTCTCCGCCTCTTTGGGATT TTTGCATTATGCCAATGTTTCCGTGGGGACGCCAAGTTTATCGTTTTTGGTGGCATTAGACACAGGCAGTGATTTGTTCTGGCTACCATGCGAATGTAAGAAAGGCGGTTGCATTACAGGCTTACGGTTATCATCAGGGCAG GTATTCAACCTTAGCATTTACAGCCCCAATAACTCATCAACAAGCGGAATAGTTGCCTGCAACGGTCCCTTATGCGAACAAACTCAATGCCCTTCAGCAACTAGTGCTTGTGCTTATCAACGTGTGTATCTTTCTAGTAATACTTCATCTACTGGGATCTTGGTGGACGATGTTTTGCACTTAATTACAGATGATGATCAACTAAAGCCTGTTGACGCTCCGATTACTTTTGG TTGTGGTCAAAGCCAGACTGGTTCTTTTTTGGAGGGTGGAGCACCAAACGGTCTATTTGGGCTTGGTATGGAGGATATATCTGTTCCTAGCACCTTAGCAAGAAATGGGCTAGCATCGAATTCTTTTTCCATGTGTTTTGGACCTGATACTTTGGGGAGAATCACTTTTGGAAATAATGGCAGCTCAGACCAAAAAGAAACACCATTCAATGTCAGGCAATCACA TCCTACTTATAACATCAGCATCACTCAAATAACTGTGGGAAAAAATTCTTCTAAGCTGGGGTTCAGTGCAATCTTTGACTCTGGTACATCGTTTACAGCCCTAACCGACCCAGCTTATACTTTTATTTCTGAGAGT TTCAATTCCAACGTTCAAGAAAAGCGGCATGCATCTGATTCCCAGCTCCCTTTTGAATATTGTTATAACTTAAG TGCAAATCAAAGCGTCGATATGATTCCTGATGTGAATCTGACAATGAAAGGTGGAGACATATATTTTCTCCATAGTCCCATAGAATTGTTCTCTATTCAG GGTGGATATGTGTATTGTCTGGCTCTTCTCAAAAGCGAAGATATAAACATCATAGGAC AAAACTTCATGACTGGTTATCACATTGTTTTTGATCGCAAGAGAATGGTATTGGGTTGGAAGGACTCTAACT GCTACGATGATGTGAATTCGAACACTCTAGCAGTCAGCCCATCACCCTCTCCTGGTGGTTCCCCCACTGTCGTCAACCCAGAAGCCGCAAAACCGAATGGAAACAATTCTAGTATACCTATGCCATCACCATCCAATCATTCACCTAAGTTGAAGTTTTGTACTTACACTCTCTCAATgctttttgtttcattttttgccATTGTTtga
- the LOC133851624 gene encoding aspartyl protease family protein 1-like produces the protein MLCFYNLVLLFLISLWSSHSSCNGGRIFSFKMHHRFSDPVRKWSKAAGDRWPEKGTVEYYAELADRDRLLRGRKLSEFDAPLAFSDGNSTLRISSLGFLHYTTVQLGTPGVKFMVALDTGSDLFWVPCDCSRCAPTVGTVYASDVELNIYNPKGSSTSKKVTCNNSLCAHRNRCLGTFSNCPYMVSYVSAETSTSGILVEDVLHLTTEDTHEEPVEAYVTFGCGQVQSGSFLDVAAPNGLFGLGMEKISVPSILSSEGFTADSFSMCFGHDGIGRISFGDKGSPDQEETAFNLNPSHPTYNITVTQIRVGTTLIDVDFTALFDSGTSFTYLVEPTYTRLAEGFHSQTQDRRRPPDSRIPFEYCYDMSPNENASLVPSVSLTMKGGSQFAVYDPIIVISTQSGLVYCLAIVKSTELNIIGQNLMTGYRVVFDREKLVLGWKKFDCYDIEDHHTFPIKPHSITTSPAVAAGLGNYTPKSTKETADSSQSSVAWPSFCSHISPLTCFRFLVILFLLL, from the exons ATGCTCTGTTTCTACAATCTTGTCCTCCTCTTCTTGATCTCGCTCTGGAGCTCCCACAGCTCTTGCAATGGCGGCCGCATCTTCAGCTTCAAGATGCACCACCGCTTCTCCGATCCCGTCAGGAAGTGGTCCAAGGCCGCCGGCGACAGATGGCCGGAGAAGGGCACGGTCGAGTACTACGCCGAGCTCGCCGACCGCGATCGCCTCCTCCGCGGTCGCAAGCTCTCTGAGTTCGACGCTCCGCTCGCCTTTTCCGACGGAAACTCAACCCTCCGGATCAGCTCCCTGGGATT TTTGCATTATACGACGGTGCAGTTGGGGACGCCGGGAGTGAAGTTTATGGTGGCGCTGGACACGGGGAGTGACCTATTCTGGGTACCCTGTGATTGCAGTAGATGTGCTCCTACCGTGGGCACTGTTTACGCTTCT GATGTTGAGCTTAATATATACAACCCTAAAGGATCATCAACAAGCAAAAAGGTTACTTGCAACAACAGTCTGTGTGCACACCGTAATCGATGCCTTGGAACGTTCAGTAATTGCCCTTACATGGTCTCTTATGTCTCAGCTGAAACATCTACTTCGGGGATATTGGTAGAGGATGTTCTGCACTTAACAACAGAAGATACTCATGAAGAGCCTGTTGAGGCATACGTCACATTTGG CTGTGGGCAGGTTCAAAGTGGTTCGTTTTTGGATGTTGCAGCTCCCAATGGTTTATTTGGGCTTGGTATGGAGAAGATATCAGTTCCTAGCATTCTATCAAGTGAGGGATTTACAGCAGATTCTTTCTCCATGTGCTTTGGACATGATGGGATTGGAAGGATCAGTTTTGGTGACAAGGGTAGTCCTGATCAAGAAGAGACCGCATTTAATTTGAACCCATCACA CCCAACCTATAACATTACTGTTACTCAGATTCGAGTTGGCACAACTCTGATTGATGTGGATTTCACTGCTCTGTTTGATTCTGGAACATCTTTTACATACTTGGTTGAGCCAACCTATACCAGGCTTGCAGAGGGT TTTCATTCACAGACTCAAGATAGGCGGCGTCCACCTGATTCAAGGATCCCTTTTGAATATTGTTATGACATGAG TCCTAATGAGAATGCTAGTCTGGTACCTAGCGTGAGTTTAACCATGAAAGGTGGAAGCCAGTTTGCTGTCTATGATCCCATAATTGTCATCTCCACTCAG AGTGGACTTGTTTATTGCCTTGCTATTGTCAAGAGCACAGAACTGAATATAATTGGAC AAAACTTAATGACTGGCTACCGTGTTGTATTTGACCGAGAAAAACTTGTCTTGGGCTGGAAGAAGTTTGACT GTTATGACATTGAAGATCATCATACTTTCCCAATAAAACCGCACTCTATCACTACTTCTCCTGCTGTCGCTGCCGGACTAGGGAACTATACTCCAAAATCAACAAAAGAGACCGCAGATAGTTCGCAGAGTTCAGTTGCATGGCCATCTTTCTGCAGTCATATTTCTCCTCTGACTTGCTTCAGATTTCTCGTCATACTGTTTCTGTTATTGTAG
- the LOC133851708 gene encoding CSC1-like protein At4g35870, whose product MDPALSPSSEGGGDGDGDTAWYGNIQYLLNISAIGACCCVFIFLFVKLRSDHRRIPGPTALAAKLLAVWHATRREIASHCGADAAQFLLIEGGSCALLLSVAALSLLVMLPLNIYAGTAPLNDQFSKTTITHIAKGSLLLWVHFVFVVVVVVLVHFSMLGIEERLRITRFRDGNGNLSDPNANSTAIFTIMVQGLPKALGDDRTVLQEYFQYRYPGKVYRVIVPMDLCALDDLAEELVRVRDEISRLIARIDSRVFLDESEDVGNGFSLMVGKGKVLWDGIMERLGFTDEERLRRLQELRAELETELAAYKEGRAPGAGVAFVMFKDVYTANKAVQDFRNEKKRRFGKFFSLVELRLERNQWKVERAPLASDIYWNHLGSTKLQLRLRRVVVNTCLLLILLFFSSPLAVISAVQSAGRIINAEAMDNAQVWLAWVQSSSWLASLIFQFLPNVIIFVSMYIVIPSALSYLSKFERHLTVSGEQRAALLKMVCFFLVNLILLRALVESSLESAILKMGRCYLDGEDCKRIEQYMSPSFLSRSCLSSLAFLITCSFLGISYDLLAPIPWIKRNIQKFRKNDMLQLVPEQSEEYPLEHQEIDGLRRPLMPDIMYDSPRFHRSDLPVQDLSVYPINRTSTAPKQTFDFAQYYAFNLTIFALTMIYSSFAPLVVPVGAVYFGYRYVVDKYNFLFVYRVRGFPAGNDGRLMDTVLCIMRFCVDLFLLSMLLFFSVQGDSTKLQAIFTLGLLVMYKLMPSNNDGFHPALLEGIQTVDNIVDGPIDYEVLSQPKFDWDTYHT is encoded by the coding sequence ATGGACCCAGCTCTTTCCCCCTCCTCCGAAGGCGGTGGCGATGGCGATGGCGATACGGCGTGGTACGGAAACATCCAGTACCTGCTCAACATCTCGGCAATCGGCGCGTGCTGCTGCGTCTTCATCTTTCTCTTCGTGAAGCTCCGCAGCGACCACCGCCGGATTCCGGGGCCCACCGCTCTCGCCGCCAAGCTCCTCGCGGTCTGGCACGCCACGCGCCGTGAGATCGCGTCCCACTGCGGCGCCGACGCCGCTCAGTTCCTCTTGATCGAAGGCGGAAGCTGCGCTTTGCTCCTCTCCGTCGCCGCTCTATCACTCCTCGTGATGCTGCCTCTCAATATCTACGCAGGTACGGCTCCTCTAAACGACCAGTTCTCCAAAACGACCATCACTCACATTGCAAAAGGTTCGCTTTTACTCTGGGTACATTTTGTTTTCGTTGTCGTTGTTGTCGTTTTGGTACATTTCAGTATGCTTGGGATTGAAGAACGGTTAAGGATCACTAGGTTTAGGGACGGAAATGGAAATTTGAGTGACCCAAATGCGAATTCGACTGCGATTTTCACTATAATGGTGCAGGGATTACCCAAAGCTCTAGGGGACGATAGAACTGTGTTGCAAGAGTATTTTCAGTATAGGTATCCCGGGAAGGTTTATAGGGTCATCGTGCCAATGGATTTGTGTGCATTGGATGATTTAGCTGAGGAATTGGTTAGGGTTAGGGATGAGATTTCTAGGCTGATTGCGCGAATAGACTCTCGGGTTTTTCTTGATGAGAGCGAGGATGTTGGAAATGGATTCAGTTTGATGGTGGGAAAAGGGAAGGTCTTGTGGGATGGGATAATGGAAAGGCTGGGTTTTACAGACGAAGAGAGGTTGAGAAGGTTGCAGGAGTTGAGAGCTGAATTGGAGACCGAACTGGCGGCTTATAAAGAAGGCCGTGCACCGGGTGCTGGAGTGGCCTTTGTGATGTTTAAGGACGTTTACACGGCGAATAAGGCTGTTCAGGATTTTCGGAACGAGAAGAAGAGGCGGTTTGGGAAGTTCTTTTCCCTCGTGGAGTTGCGTCTTGAGAGGAACCAATGGAAGGTTGAGCGGGCTCCCTTGGCATCCGATATTTACTGGAATCATTTGGGATCAACGAAGCTTCAATTAAGGTTGCGGAGAGTGGTTGTGAACACCTGCTTATTGCTgattcttttgttcttcagtTCTCCTCTTGCTGTGATCAGTGCTGTGCAGAGTGCAGGACGGATTATTAATGCGGAAGCTATGGATAATGCACAAGTGTGGTTGGCTTGGGTGCAAAGCTCAAGCTGGCTTGCAAGCCTTATCTTTCAGTTCCTGCCAAATGTTATTATATTTGTGAGTATGTATATAGTGATCCCGTCAGCTCTTTCTTATCTCTCCAAGTTTGAACGGCATCTGACAGTGTCAGGAGAGCAAAGAGCTGCACTTTTGAAGATGGTTTGCTTCTTCCTGGTAAACCTCATTCTCCTGAGGGCTTTAGTTGAATCATCCTTAGAGAGTGCAATCCTGAAGATGGGTCGGTGCTATTTGGATGGAGAAGATTGTAAGAGGATTGAGCAATACATGAGTCCATCATTCTTGTCGAGATCATGCCTTTCGTCTCTTGCGTTTCTGATCACATGCAGTTTCTTGGGCATATCTTACGATCTGTTGGCTCCAATCCCTTGGATCAAAAGAAATATTCAAAAGTTCAGGAAGAATGATATGCTCCAGCTGGTCCCAGAACAAAGTGAAGAGTACCCATTAGAACATCAAGAAATAGATGGTCTTAGGAGACCACTGATGCCTGACATTATGTATGACAGTCCCAGATTCCATAGAAGTGATCTACCGGTGCAAGATCTTTCTGTATATCCAATCAACAGAACGTCAACTGCTCCCAAGCAGACATTTGATTTTGCACAGTATTATGCTTTCAATTTGACAATATTTGCCCTGACCATGATATATTCTTCATTTGCTCCACTCGTGGTCCCTGTTGGTGCTGTTTATTTTGGCTATAGGTATGTGGTTGACAAGTACAACTTTCTGTTTGTATATAGAGTCCGGGGTTTTCCTGCTGGCAATGACGGGAGGTTAATGGATACTGTCTTGTGCATCATGCGATTCTGTGTGGATCTCTTCCTGCTTTCGATGCTCTTGTTCTTTTCAGTCCAAGGAGACTCCACGAAATTGCAAGCTATATTCACACTTGGTTTGCTAGTAATGTATAAACTGATGCCTTCTAATAATGATGGTTTTCATCCAGCTCTTTTGGAAGGCATACAAACTGTTGACAACATTGTAGATGGGCCAATTGATTATGAGGTCTTATCACAGCCTAAATTTGACTGGGATACATATCATACATGA